The proteins below are encoded in one region of Telopea speciosissima isolate NSW1024214 ecotype Mountain lineage chromosome 10, Tspe_v1, whole genome shotgun sequence:
- the LOC122642169 gene encoding NDR1/HIN1-like protein 10, which yields MTSTAETQSKPVTGYPAGYPPAAASSYHSTGGYPNTNAGTAYPYAAPPPGPGPYYNPSSYGYDQQRRRATFLRRLIIIAIALVVIIGCITFITWLVLRPRVPEFQLDSASVSSFNVSSSDLTANWDLAFTVRNPNKKLIVFYDSFDGYVFYGRAQLAETSLPPFYQGKRNQTTVQAKFAAASTYVNDYVASSIAADRSQGAVSFNVRLVTWVRFKSGLWRTRRHWMSVLCRNVRVSFSSNSRVGSLSGGSRECDVYL from the coding sequence ATGACGTCAACAGCGGAGACCCAATCGAAACCTGTGACGGGGTATCCGGCGGGGTATCCACCGGCGGCGGCGTCAAGCTATCACTCCACCGGCGGTTACCCAAACACCAACGCAGGCACAGCTTACCCATACGCAGCTCCACCGCCAGGGCCAGGCCCATACTACAATCCATCCTCTTATGGCTACGACCAGCAGCGTCGACGCGCCACTTTCCTCCGCCGTTTGATAATCATAGCCATAGCTTTGGTTGTCATCATTGGTTGCATCACCTTCATCACCTGGCTCGTCCTCCGCCCTCGTGTTCCCGAGTTCCAACTCGACTCAGCCTCCGTTTCCTCCTTCAACGTCTCCTCATCTGACCTAACCGCCAATTGGGATCTGGCCTTCACTGTTCGAAACCCTAACAAGAAGTTGATCGTTTTTTACGACAGCTTCGACGGTTACGTGTTCTACGGACGCGCACAACTCGCCGAGACGTCGCTGCCACCGTTCTATCAGGGGAAGAGGAACCAGACCACAGTGCAGGCGAAGTTCGCGGCCGCGTCGACGTATGTTAACGACTACGTTGCTAGCTCCATTGCAGCGGATCGGAGCCAAGGGGCTGTGAGCTTCAATGTGAGGCTGGTGACTTGGGTTAGGTTTAAATCCGGGCTGTGGAGGACTAGGAGGCATTGGATGTCTGTTCTCTGTAGAAACGTCAGGGTCTCATTTTCATCCAATTCTCGGGTTGGGTCGTTGTCCGGTGGATCTAGAGAATGTGACGTTTATCTGTGA